In the Arachis ipaensis cultivar K30076 chromosome B04, Araip1.1, whole genome shotgun sequence genome, TGTCGCTGCGCTCTACCCAACTGTCGTCGCCGTTCTGTGGGGCCGCCGCCATCCCTGAGCTTACCACCGTTGCCCTTGTTGCCGAGCAAAAGGGAAAAAAGCCACGCGGCAGAAGAGAGAAGGAGGGAAGCTCACCGCGTCACAGTTGTCGCTCCCACCATGTCGCGCCGCGAAGAGAGACGAGTTCGCGTAGGGAAGAGAGAAATGCGTCCGAGAGAGAGAACGAGCACGAGAGGAAGGAGACAGCCGTTCTCATCACTGCTAGAGGTTCCACCGCCGTTGTTGGTGCCAACCGAAGTCACCGCCGCCTTTGCAAGCTTTTTCCCAGCTGTTTTGGTTCTGGTCCTGCTGCAACTCGCCAATGTTCCTACTCATTTCTGACATCTGTTCAGCCTTCGCCAGAGCTCGCCGTCGCCGGAGAAATACTTCCGAAACTTCTCAAATCCGCTGGTAACACTACCTTAGTACCAATCTGGTTTTTGGCTTTTCCTTTCTTGAATTTGTCTTGCTTCTATTTTGTTCCGTTGTTTTGATTATGAGCTTTTGCTTTAACTTGGAATTTCCAGTACCATTCTTGTTGCGCTCTGATCGGTTTGAATCCACCGCTTTTCTTGGTGTTGTGGTCATTGTCGTTATAACGGGGAGTTCATGTTGTTGCTACTGTTGCAGTTCCAGTTGCTGCAGTTTCAATTTCTGAGTTTCAATACTAAGGTAGGGGTTTTCTTAAAACTTATcttatattacagagttgttataaatagatattaccGGGAAAAACATACTTCTGTGATTATGTTTGTCTTGTGGATGTGGTTGTTTGCTCGACTGAGTTACTGGTTGCTTGATTGATTGAGTGGTGTACGGTTGTAACTAAGAAATTGatttgaaaggttatttagttAATTATTATGAAAGCGTTTTGGTTTTTGGTTTTGAAGTTAATTTGATAATGTAAATGAATCggctttggaaatgatttgagatatgaaaaatgaattgattttggaagctggtttgattttaaaaaagatttattaTTGACATTGAttcgatttgaaaataatttgatattggaaccggttgaattttggaaagtgattgggatttggaaatggttgagaaagagtttgagaaatatttggatgggacccgaaaagggtggcagagtccgagttttagaagaaatgctgccgaaattttataaaattggaagttttgtttgaagtaattatttaaaaagatttggttttaaacGTTATATGTTTTaatattgatttatttaaaagaaGGAATTATGTCTTGAATTGGTATCGTTAAtgaacggaatggaaagaaggatggtgaggattttctttgaaatatggtttctgaatgaaattgaaaatgagatttgagttgatgaatgatgataattttgagaatgttgagatatgatctttgaattattcatatggcttataaaCTTgatttatctgagatacgaggttccctggataaagtaccatggcttgccaccacgtgtaccaggttgaaaactcgatactctgttgaccctacgacgtaagtgtgaccgggcactatataaattcccgggaatgttacccccattgagaaatattgattatttgagaaaaagttatgcatagactcttggggatgcacgtcgggggacagtctaaggacaattcagacttgtcgggttggctggataaccgacagatgagactcatcagccataggacaggcatgcatcatatgcatttgtatgctttgtttgagtttgaacttgttttggtttgcctaattgttaaagtgttcttaactgctacttgaactatttgctgtaactgctacctacttgtgttttccttgtttgtctttcctgtgtttgtcctggcgtgctacgtttgagaatgaactttggtgctgaattaatgactgtgttgtttgattgcgtggtgggtttctgattgagattttcttataagaaaggaaaggtttcggatttctgaaagattgaacattatttctttgaaaaggttcTGAACAATTACCTATTGgcttttaaaagattcataaggcaatgatagtCACTGggcttgaaaacaattttcttgttaaatatcttcttatgacaactttgaaactctgtggtgagaccatgtggttaggttctcaccccctacagttttaccttttcaggaactaGATGAAGatgcattaagaagagttatactgtgtttggtttatatgctgttgtgttaattagattattttctttcctcgtctttgttattacaattttgtaagagggataggagttatatatataagaagtcttgtatatgaatctatacCTGCTTGTTGTTTtaagataaaatatttattttcggttttcaaaaaaatcagcgatacagtgtcgagtcacaggcttctattttaatattaagtatataaagtagtcgtaatacttcttgctatcagagtggcgcagccggaagcgtgacattctggtagtgagggtgttacactaTAAGCCAAGAATCAGTCAAATACAGTTGGGTTTGGAACCGAAAGCCCAATTGACTCCAACATCCCAAAAAGTAACCCACGGTAAACTAGAATAACCCTCATCAAAAACCCTACTTTCACTGTTTTACCAGAAATTTCAAAAACATCTTCACACGTGCCACACCACCGGAAAAATCGCGGAACCCTCTTCCCTGTCCTCTGCGGCCTCCGCAACCCCGTGCTGAAGCCTCAACCCACCTCGCGCCTCCGCGCCTCCGGGAACTCTGCAGCTGCATGCAGGTATACCCGGCGCATCGGAAGCCTCCTGTTGCAGTTGCGCCTTCCGCTGGTGTTCCTCCAGTTCTCCAGCCCAGCATCTTCTGATCGTCTCACCAATTATCAAGTATGGTAGATGTTTCCTCTGATTTCCTATGCATATTTTGAAAACAGAATTGGACATGGTTTTCTGTGTAGTGGTAATGGTGAATTTTAATTGAGTGGGTGTTTCTTCTATGTTGGTTTTGCTCAGGTAATATAACCTCGGTGCATCACTGGTGGTTGTCAAGAGTATTAGCTGCATCTTTTCCTATTATTCGGAAGTTTCATCACAGGTAATTTTTTTCTTGATCCCTAATTGAATTTGGGTCTGTTCTTAATAGATAAAATCCAATCGAAAAAAGTTTGATTTTCTGATTACACATTTATACGAGGTTTTAGATGAAATCTGTTGGAGTTTGTAAGTTTCTAAGAAACATAAAATTAGAACTTTGATGATAATTCAAAGAAGCTGATGAGGAACACGTGAATGGTGCTATTGTTGTTTCTGAAATTGTTACTGTTTGACCCTTTTTGGGTGTATGTAGTTCTTTACCAAGTGGAACATATATTTAAAGACCATGTCTTtatttatacatgttttattattGAAAGGTGTTTCTTCCTTGGAGCTTTATGCTATGGGCTTATTTGTTATCTTTGGTTaagaagtgttttttttttttaaattcattggGGGTAAGATAGGTACTTCAATGGTAATTGTGATATATTTTCTAACTGGAATTGGGTTTGAGCTGATTTtataaaccaccagcaagaaaatttgattttttcaccaataaAATTTACGCAATTCATCAATTGCCAGAGTTAAGCCTATATAAAGATTAAATAATTTGTACTTGTATTATAGATGATGAGCTTTATTTACTATACATACAGTGAGCTCATGATGTTGGTGGAACATAGCCAGCTGAGTTTTGTGATGACTGATATTAAATATGATTTTATTTGTTCAGTACAACTTAATTTTCATTTGCAAATATTATTATCGTAAATTTATGTGCACTGATCATTTGTACCTGAAATAGACACAACTGCAAATTTCTTATGGTATGCATTTTTCAAATTGAACTGTAAGCGGTTCTTTGCAAGGATTCAATTTCCATATATGTACGTGCACTTAATAAATTAAGAATATGTATATTGAAATATTAGTCACTCAAGCTAATTAAAAGAACAATAATTGTGATTTATTTTCGAATTGAGATTGGGTCTGAACTGATTTTATAAACAACCAACAAGTAAATTTGATTCACCAATATTTGTTGGTGGTGTTACTACATCTCTTGGTGTTTATTAGATACCTAGAACGTAGAATTTGAAATGGTTTATTCTTGTTTTGTAATCTATGTTTAGCTTCAGGAACCACTTTGTTGGATGTTACTGAATTGCTATAACTAGCGAATGGATGTTTCTGTAGTTAGAATTACTACTTCGAATGTTAGTTTGATATGGTATTAATTGATGTGGGTTTCATGTTGCATCATCAACCATGTTTTATTGAGAACTCTTCTGATGTTGCCTATGATGTTTGTACAGCAGTTTCCATTAAAGGTTTAGGGGATGTTTTCTGTGAGACCGTAGCAGGATTGATTTGCAGCAAAACCAACCAACATGGGAAAAAAGGTAACATGATGTTTACCATTCGCAGATTACCATTCATATTATCGTATGTGTGACTTACCGTTTGTCTAACAATTAATAGAAATTGTTAGAGTCCCGATGCTCGCCCAGCTACATACATAACATGATGAGAACGCTATCTGAAAATAACTCCGTTGAGAAGCTTGCGGAGATTGATGAGATCGGATTTGGATTCTTGAGGCATGTTCCAAATTGGTCTGTAAAGCAAGCCATCATGGTTCACCTGGCTGAGTCGTATCAAGTAAAGCAGAGAACTTTTGTACTCGACATAGGCAACATCCGCCTCAATGCTGAGTTAATCGGGAAGGTCTTCGGCCTTCCGTCTCAAGGTAAGTTCCGATATCTTAATTACCTAGTCTTGCATAGGCATGCTGGCATAAATATCTTTGGGCATGGAAATATTACCATGCAATAACACATGAACATGTTGTAGGGGATCCATTTCCAGC is a window encoding:
- the LOC107638873 gene encoding uncharacterized protein LOC107638873, with product MGKKKLLESRCSPSYIHNMMRTLSENNSVEKLAEIDEIGFGFLRHVPNWSVKQAIMVHLAESYQVKQRTFVLDIGNIRLNAELIGKVFGLPSQGDPFPALDESNPSHVAI